The following proteins come from a genomic window of Echinimonas agarilytica:
- a CDS encoding DUF1501 domain-containing protein, producing MKRRDLLKLSGASLSLLSVPHFAMSATQKTTPKVIWVMLRGALDPLHTLVPTFDKDLPKLRPTLYPSISKALLPLRDGYALHPSLTHLHSWFHNKELLPVVAVSSGYNARSHFDGQDFLESGTGHIDYDSGWLGRAVHAKQTEALALARATPISLRSTDSVSTWYPTQLKDATADTYNALMKLYEGDEQLHALLQNGLDLQNKAGSDRAKNQRGKFVDLARSCAKLMVSSKTMDCAMLELGGWDTHKGQANRLKRSLKELDAGLAELKQELGQQWQNTLVIVGTEFGRTAKENGTGGTDHGTASALFFAGGAVNGGRVLGDWPGLSQDNLFEQRDLRPTSNSFSWIATAMAEHWGMNHSQLSNIFPSATPVLSERLIKAQLTTS from the coding sequence ATGAAACGCCGTGATTTATTAAAATTATCAGGTGCGTCTTTATCGCTCCTCTCTGTGCCACATTTTGCGATGAGCGCCACTCAAAAAACAACGCCCAAAGTCATTTGGGTAATGCTCCGGGGGGCGCTAGATCCGCTACATACACTTGTACCGACATTTGACAAAGACTTGCCCAAACTCCGCCCCACACTATATCCAAGCATTAGTAAAGCGCTATTACCGCTCAGGGATGGCTATGCACTTCACCCAAGTCTGACGCACTTGCACTCGTGGTTTCACAATAAAGAATTACTTCCAGTAGTGGCGGTTTCATCCGGATACAACGCACGCTCTCACTTTGACGGTCAAGACTTTCTAGAGTCGGGAACGGGGCATATTGACTATGATTCCGGTTGGTTAGGCCGAGCTGTTCACGCCAAACAAACCGAAGCCTTAGCACTTGCCAGAGCCACTCCCATTAGTTTGAGGAGTACGGATTCGGTCAGTACTTGGTATCCCACGCAATTGAAAGATGCCACGGCCGACACGTACAACGCACTCATGAAATTATATGAAGGCGATGAGCAGCTTCATGCACTACTGCAAAATGGCCTAGATCTGCAAAACAAAGCAGGTTCTGATCGGGCTAAAAATCAACGCGGAAAGTTTGTCGATCTAGCCCGCTCCTGCGCGAAATTAATGGTCAGCTCCAAAACTATGGATTGCGCAATGTTAGAGCTTGGTGGTTGGGACACCCACAAAGGTCAAGCCAACAGGCTCAAACGTAGCCTCAAAGAACTAGACGCAGGTCTGGCTGAACTTAAACAAGAATTAGGTCAGCAATGGCAAAATACGTTAGTCATTGTGGGCACTGAATTTGGCAGAACAGCGAAAGAAAATGGCACGGGCGGTACCGATCACGGCACGGCAAGCGCACTGTTTTTTGCAGGCGGCGCGGTAAATGGCGGACGAGTACTCGGAGACTGGCCCGGGCTTAGTCAAGACAATTTGTTTGAACAACGCGATTTACGCCCAACCTCCAATAGTTTTTCTTGGATCGCAACAGCAATGGCTGAGCACTGGGGCATGAATCATTCCCAATTGAGCAATATCTTCCCTTCTGCTACACCGGTACTTTCTGAACGCTTAATCAAGGCTCAGCTCACCACATCTTAA
- a CDS encoding DUF1800 domain-containing protein, whose product MTITVNGVIAANRFGLGALPTELNSASNNPKQWLKQQLVPILFNDNFPSSGALAEQLNQYRVDKAKAEKNANMKMAKPQFPRVALQMAAAAMTSAIESRQSLSWRLLDFFSNHFSVTAAGQVMVALAPTLEREAIAPYLTGSFEQMLLAVSQHPAMLIYLNNEQSFGPNSKMGKRGKGLNENLAREILELHTLGVNSGYTQTDVVELAKGLSGWSVARPKKDKRTGFIFRDRGHEPGTRTLLNSSYPESGVKQGQAMLKFLANHPKTAQHLCTKLARHFIADQPPTSLVEKLTQTWQRTQGNIKAVIETLIDANESWQTQRQKFKTPREFVISTMRAVGMQKTTERQLIQSLKTLGQQPFKAGSPAGYSDVASSWAGASAMMARIDWSAAVAAQQNFNAERILAQTLGLSVSDNTYRSVLRAESREQALTLLLMSPEFIRR is encoded by the coding sequence ATGACGATTACAGTGAATGGCGTGATCGCCGCTAATCGATTTGGTTTGGGAGCATTGCCGACTGAGTTAAACTCAGCATCGAACAATCCAAAACAGTGGCTCAAGCAGCAACTTGTTCCCATTTTATTTAATGACAACTTTCCTTCATCGGGCGCACTGGCAGAGCAACTCAACCAATATCGTGTTGATAAAGCAAAAGCTGAAAAGAACGCCAACATGAAGATGGCAAAACCCCAATTTCCTCGTGTTGCGCTGCAAATGGCCGCAGCTGCAATGACCTCCGCCATTGAGTCACGGCAGAGTCTGAGTTGGCGCTTACTCGATTTCTTCTCAAATCATTTCAGTGTCACAGCCGCTGGGCAAGTCATGGTTGCACTGGCTCCCACGTTAGAAAGAGAAGCAATTGCCCCCTACCTGACGGGCTCATTTGAGCAGATGTTGCTGGCTGTGTCTCAACACCCAGCCATGCTGATTTATCTGAACAACGAACAGTCATTTGGCCCCAACTCCAAAATGGGTAAACGCGGAAAGGGCCTGAATGAAAACCTAGCACGTGAGATTTTGGAGCTTCATACTTTGGGCGTAAACAGCGGCTATACCCAAACCGATGTGGTTGAACTGGCCAAAGGTCTCAGCGGTTGGAGCGTTGCTCGCCCCAAAAAAGATAAGCGTACTGGCTTTATATTCCGAGACCGAGGCCATGAACCTGGAACACGCACCTTGCTCAATAGCTCATACCCTGAGTCGGGCGTAAAGCAAGGCCAAGCCATGTTGAAGTTTCTAGCCAATCACCCCAAAACAGCGCAGCATCTGTGTACAAAATTGGCTCGACACTTTATTGCTGACCAGCCCCCCACATCTTTGGTGGAGAAACTCACTCAAACATGGCAGCGTACTCAAGGCAACATCAAAGCAGTGATTGAAACCTTAATTGATGCCAATGAATCTTGGCAAACCCAACGCCAAAAATTTAAAACGCCAAGAGAATTTGTTATTTCAACAATGCGGGCTGTAGGCATGCAAAAAACCACCGAGCGCCAGCTCATTCAGTCGCTCAAAACTCTAGGTCAACAGCCGTTTAAAGCCGGGTCGCCTGCGGGGTACAGCGATGTGGCTTCAAGCTGGGCCGGAGCAAGTGCAATGATGGCGCGTATCGATTGGAGCGCAGCAGTCGCTGCCCAACAAAACTTTAATGCTGAGCGCATTTTGGCCCAAACGCTTGGGTTATCAGTCAGCGACAATACCTACCGTTCAGTCCTTCGTGCAGAGAGCCGTGAACAAGCTCTTACGCTGCTATTAATGAGCCCTGAGTTCATAAGGAGATAA
- a CDS encoding glycerol kinase, producing the protein MAQKVSTSALAKKWGLQSKQLFQKLAESGLMVREEDGWHLTRVGRASGGEEKTHPKYGDYVAWPETLTLQSVEQIEQSVGEPKLLTARQLAQHFDIPSHKMNFVLAELGWLQKAIKGWKCSAQGLKLGAQQKEDFRSGVPYVAWPSSIIDNQFLKSSIVHINASLMPLAESSGEYRSLDGHTVALPQHVAIDNWLYVAEILHAYGRQLPIVNSSESPIKSDFYLPSANVYIEYLNSTEHLEPEQKTAEIMAQSKKKSLYDKQGLNVIFLSDDDLNQLDEVLAKKLLKYQILAY; encoded by the coding sequence TTGGCTCAAAAAGTATCGACCTCGGCATTGGCTAAAAAATGGGGACTGCAATCTAAGCAGTTGTTTCAAAAGTTAGCGGAGTCAGGCTTGATGGTGCGAGAGGAGGACGGTTGGCATTTGACCCGCGTTGGCCGAGCAAGCGGTGGCGAAGAGAAAACACACCCAAAGTACGGTGACTACGTGGCTTGGCCGGAAACTTTGACGCTCCAATCGGTTGAACAAATCGAACAGTCTGTGGGTGAACCTAAATTACTGACCGCGCGTCAATTGGCTCAGCATTTTGATATTCCCAGCCACAAAATGAATTTCGTATTAGCGGAATTAGGCTGGCTGCAAAAGGCGATTAAAGGTTGGAAATGCTCGGCGCAAGGACTCAAGTTAGGAGCTCAGCAAAAAGAAGATTTTCGGTCAGGTGTGCCTTATGTTGCATGGCCTTCAAGCATCATCGACAATCAATTTCTTAAGTCGTCCATCGTTCACATCAATGCTTCTCTCATGCCCCTTGCTGAGTCGAGTGGTGAGTATCGATCGTTAGACGGGCACACGGTGGCCCTTCCGCAGCATGTTGCCATTGATAATTGGTTGTATGTCGCTGAAATTTTGCACGCCTATGGGCGTCAGCTGCCTATTGTGAACTCTTCTGAATCGCCCATTAAAAGTGATTTTTATCTTCCCTCTGCCAATGTTTATATCGAATACTTAAACTCAACTGAGCATTTAGAACCAGAGCAAAAGACGGCGGAAATTATGGCACAGTCTAAAAAGAAATCCTTGTATGACAAGCAAGGGCTGAATGTGATTTTTTTGTCGGATGATGACCTGAACCAATTGGATGAAGTGCTAGCAAAGAAGTTACTGAAATATCAGATCTTGGCTTATTAA
- a CDS encoding flagellin codes for MAFSIATNNAAITSQSNLRESSLKLDSSLQKLSSGLRINSSKDDAAGLQISNRLSSVISGLSVAIRNANDGISMAQTAEGALQETVTILQRMRNLAIQSANGTNAVSDRKAIQEEISELQKEITRIAETTTFGEQNLLDGSFGSKDFQVGAAANEIIPLTIPDLSGDSIGGNFAAAPWWGADRHSFPQNFVGYTALPPSQLQIAGHVGTTTINIPAIRNTTPDSIVQQVNQASHLTGVTASSYTDFVIEADNIDTHPLTFDLNTNGQTLHFNQAYSLHDIANQINQSSTDIGLRANVENDTLIIRSEAKDNITITDASSNPTGSTALVKAIDRDEPFNSVQETALNMTLFDPIVIHGNIQFSSDSSFSIDSAGYNDQQASLVSVNDIDVSTQNGAQFAIQIVDSAISQVDSVRAELGAVQNRLQHTISNLAVTAENSSASRSRIRDTDYAKEASQQVKQQILQQAGTAITLQANRLPESALSLLEGN; via the coding sequence ATGGCTTTTTCAATTGCCACCAATAACGCGGCTATTACCAGTCAAAGCAACTTGCGCGAATCGAGTCTAAAGCTCGACTCATCTTTGCAAAAGCTAAGCTCCGGTTTGCGTATTAATTCATCAAAAGATGATGCAGCAGGTTTGCAAATTTCGAATCGGCTCTCTTCTGTGATTAGTGGCTTGAGTGTTGCTATCCGCAATGCCAATGATGGCATTTCAATGGCACAAACGGCTGAAGGAGCGTTACAAGAAACCGTTACAATTCTGCAAAGAATGCGTAATTTGGCCATACAATCAGCTAACGGTACAAATGCAGTAAGCGATCGAAAAGCCATACAAGAAGAAATCTCAGAACTTCAAAAAGAGATCACTCGCATCGCCGAAACCACAACCTTTGGCGAACAAAATTTACTTGATGGTTCGTTTGGTTCAAAAGATTTCCAAGTGGGCGCAGCAGCAAACGAAATTATCCCGCTGACCATCCCAGATCTATCTGGCGACTCCATTGGAGGAAATTTCGCAGCAGCTCCTTGGTGGGGTGCCGATCGCCATTCATTCCCACAAAACTTTGTAGGATATACGGCATTACCGCCTTCCCAACTGCAGATAGCCGGCCATGTAGGAACGACCACTATTAATATTCCGGCCATTCGCAACACCACACCAGACTCGATTGTGCAACAAGTGAATCAGGCCAGTCATTTAACAGGAGTGACAGCCTCTTCATACACAGATTTTGTGATTGAAGCCGACAATATCGACACCCACCCGCTTACGTTTGATTTAAACACCAACGGCCAAACCCTGCACTTCAATCAAGCTTATTCATTGCATGATATTGCAAACCAGATTAATCAAAGCAGCACAGATATCGGCCTTAGAGCAAATGTTGAGAACGATACCTTGATTATTCGAAGTGAAGCTAAAGACAACATTACAATCACAGACGCAAGTAGCAATCCGACAGGATCAACAGCCCTTGTCAAAGCCATCGATAGAGATGAGCCTTTCAATTCCGTGCAAGAAACTGCTCTGAATATGACACTGTTCGACCCCATCGTCATTCACGGCAATATCCAGTTTTCTAGCGATTCGTCATTCAGTATCGACTCCGCAGGATACAACGATCAGCAAGCCTCACTTGTGAGTGTGAATGACATTGATGTATCGACACAGAATGGCGCTCAATTTGCGATTCAAATCGTCGATTCAGCTATTTCGCAAGTGGACTCGGTTCGAGCTGAATTAGGTGCTGTGCAAAACAGGCTACAGCACACGATTTCCAACCTAGCTGTAACAGCCGAAAATTCCTCTGCTTCAAGAAGCCGCATCCGCGACACCGACTACGCGAAAGAAGCGTCACAGCAAGTGAAGCAACAAATTCTTCAACAGGCAGGAACTGCTATTACCCTACAAGCGAATCGGTTACCAGAGTCTGCGCTGTCTTTGCTTGAAGGTAATTAA
- a CDS encoding MerC domain-containing protein, producing MSSKVQTLDGIAIGISFLCVLHCALLPIALTVLPALTGTLFADESFHQALVVGIVPTSAIALLMGCRKHGHWTVLSWGLAGLTCLLLALWVGHDIFGEFGEKGLTLLGSFLVAIGHLKNFRSCRAEQCQKA from the coding sequence ATGAGCAGTAAAGTTCAAACCCTCGATGGAATCGCCATTGGAATCTCATTCTTGTGTGTATTGCATTGCGCGCTACTGCCAATTGCTTTGACGGTATTGCCCGCACTAACTGGCACCTTGTTTGCGGACGAATCATTTCATCAAGCGTTAGTTGTTGGAATTGTACCGACCAGTGCGATCGCTTTACTAATGGGATGTAGAAAGCATGGCCATTGGACAGTATTAAGCTGGGGGCTTGCTGGGTTAACATGCCTGCTGTTAGCTTTGTGGGTGGGGCACGATATATTCGGCGAGTTTGGTGAGAAAGGCCTCACTCTGTTGGGTTCTTTTTTGGTGGCGATAGGGCACCTTAAAAACTTCCGTTCGTGCCGGGCAGAGCAATGTCAAAAGGCGTAA
- a CDS encoding CobW family GTP-binding protein, whose product MSKPLQHIPTNIITGFLGVGKTTAISYLLRSKPKHERWAVLVNEFGEIGIDGSLLQGRHPHDEEVFVAEVPGGCMCCVMGMPTKVTLNKLLNQAQPDRLLIEPTGLGHPQEVLDLLASEHYQQVLDVRSTITLVDPRVISDERYTDHPIYNQQLQVADLIVANKSDCYDETAVDNLRAYVNTLGSGKVCSVVSVEQGRIELDWLDFMQVSASVLSSEVKQQHGTHKIFHHVSDQEMATAAEEPNSDEKIPAEGYIEVRNHKGDYFSRGWRFDASWVFDIEQIIKSFKTLDCERMKAVFNTEQGAKGFSLIGGELQVGPLQQSQGNRIELIDRSKHSFDHLLNQLLASVLR is encoded by the coding sequence ATGAGTAAACCACTGCAACATATTCCAACCAATATCATTACGGGTTTTCTTGGCGTAGGAAAAACAACAGCTATTTCTTATTTGCTCAGAAGCAAGCCAAAGCACGAACGCTGGGCCGTTCTGGTCAATGAGTTTGGCGAAATTGGGATTGATGGCAGTTTACTTCAGGGGCGACATCCGCACGATGAAGAGGTGTTTGTGGCCGAAGTACCAGGTGGGTGCATGTGTTGTGTGATGGGAATGCCCACCAAAGTCACACTCAATAAGCTGCTAAATCAGGCTCAGCCAGATCGCTTGCTGATCGAGCCTACGGGGCTTGGTCACCCACAGGAAGTTTTAGATCTGCTCGCATCAGAACACTACCAACAGGTACTTGATGTTCGTTCAACAATCACCTTGGTTGACCCGCGGGTGATCTCAGATGAGCGCTATACCGACCACCCAATCTATAATCAGCAGCTACAGGTGGCAGACCTGATTGTGGCTAATAAATCAGATTGCTATGACGAAACAGCAGTGGACAACCTTCGGGCTTATGTAAACACATTGGGCTCTGGCAAAGTGTGTTCTGTTGTTTCGGTTGAGCAAGGACGTATTGAATTGGATTGGCTTGATTTCATGCAAGTGTCCGCATCAGTGCTGTCATCCGAAGTTAAACAGCAACACGGCACGCACAAGATCTTTCATCATGTATCTGATCAAGAGATGGCGACTGCAGCGGAAGAGCCGAATTCTGACGAAAAAATACCTGCCGAAGGGTACATCGAGGTACGAAATCACAAGGGTGATTATTTTAGTCGCGGCTGGCGATTTGATGCGTCTTGGGTGTTTGATATTGAACAAATTATAAAGTCGTTTAAGACATTAGATTGCGAACGAATGAAAGCTGTGTTCAATACCGAACAGGGAGCTAAGGGCTTTAGTTTGATCGGTGGTGAGTTGCAAGTGGGGCCCTTGCAGCAATCACAAGGAAATCGTATTGAATTGATAGACCGCAGCAAACACTCCTTTGACCACCTACTGAATCAATTGCTTGCGTCGGTACTGCGGTAA
- a CDS encoding ZrgA family zinc uptake protein, giving the protein MTRPNHTLKATLLALATMGYPIQSLAEFDAHQHGLAHLNLVQQGQELEIEFESPLANLVGFEHKPETPTQTKTYLDAVHNLKTHPHFGFKGAECTLMHQELELPFDSTELSAVQDKHHEEHDDHHGEHNEHHDEQHKEHSAHSNLKSHYRYTCSATVTSVSVALFEPMKNLETIEVQWLSDQQQGSAKLNRTSTSLRLQ; this is encoded by the coding sequence ATGACACGCCCAAACCACACCTTAAAAGCCACTTTATTAGCACTTGCTACAATGGGTTATCCTATTCAGTCATTGGCCGAATTTGATGCTCACCAACACGGTTTAGCCCACCTAAATCTTGTGCAGCAAGGGCAAGAGCTGGAAATTGAATTTGAATCACCATTGGCGAATTTAGTTGGCTTTGAACACAAGCCGGAAACGCCGACTCAAACGAAGACTTATTTAGACGCTGTGCATAACCTTAAAACTCATCCGCACTTTGGATTTAAGGGCGCGGAGTGCACTTTAATGCATCAAGAGCTTGAATTGCCTTTTGATTCAACGGAACTTTCAGCGGTTCAAGATAAGCATCATGAGGAACATGATGACCACCATGGAGAACATAACGAACACCATGATGAACAGCATAAAGAACACTCGGCTCACAGCAATTTAAAATCGCATTACCGTTATACATGCTCCGCAACCGTCACGTCAGTTTCGGTCGCACTCTTCGAGCCAATGAAAAACCTCGAAACTATCGAAGTTCAGTGGTTAAGCGACCAACAACAAGGAAGTGCAAAACTCAACAGAACAAGCACTTCGCTCCGTCTGCAATGA
- a CDS encoding DUF3299 domain-containing protein, translating to MLCRNFNIALSITLAVLLAFSATAKADNYRQIEWIELMPAEDLEALLSPPESIGNIADGSDQDSVEGLSGAEDEATQRYLKALESTDVIRSFDNTSIRLPGFVVPLEMTDEYTAVEFLVVPYFGACLHLPPPPPNQIVYVKYPKGVKLSSFQDAFWLEGTLKIESTESEQGTAAYTLEVDSIEPYSE from the coding sequence ATGTTGTGCCGTAATTTTAACATTGCCTTGAGCATTACTCTTGCCGTTCTATTGGCTTTTAGTGCGACTGCAAAGGCAGACAATTATCGCCAGATCGAGTGGATTGAATTGATGCCCGCTGAAGATTTGGAGGCACTGCTCAGCCCTCCAGAAAGCATTGGGAATATTGCAGATGGCAGTGATCAAGACTCAGTGGAAGGGTTATCGGGCGCGGAGGATGAAGCAACTCAACGCTATTTGAAAGCCCTTGAATCGACGGACGTGATCCGTAGTTTTGATAACACTAGCATTCGGCTACCCGGATTTGTTGTACCGTTGGAAATGACCGATGAGTATACCGCCGTGGAGTTTCTCGTGGTGCCATACTTTGGCGCATGTCTGCACCTGCCGCCTCCACCGCCCAATCAAATTGTGTACGTTAAGTACCCGAAAGGCGTGAAACTCAGCTCATTTCAAGATGCGTTTTGGCTTGAAGGAACGTTGAAAATAGAAAGCACTGAAAGCGAACAGGGCACTGCAGCCTACACGTTGGAAGTGGACTCAATAGAACCTTACTCCGAATAA
- a CDS encoding ABC transporter ATP-binding protein, with product MQQDNLAELQSAVVLEQLRFAYDGTRTDIINIPEWRLNMAEKCFVFGASGTGKSTLMNLLSGVLKPTSGTITLFDQELTAMSARQKDQFRAQHIGVVFQQFNLIPYLSVAENIQLAAWFGGKPRLIQDEAFTQRLLGLLDALKLKPELLQRSSGELSVGQQQRVAIARALINEPELLIVDEPTSSLDTHARNSFMKHLMAICSAQNSALLFVSHDLSLQSHFDVAVDLAELNQLERAPS from the coding sequence GTGCAACAAGACAATCTTGCAGAATTGCAGTCTGCCGTTGTTTTAGAACAACTGCGTTTTGCATACGATGGCACTCGTACTGATATTATCAATATTCCAGAGTGGCGGTTAAACATGGCAGAAAAGTGCTTTGTTTTTGGCGCATCAGGTACGGGGAAAAGTACTTTGATGAATTTGCTCAGTGGTGTTTTAAAGCCGACGTCTGGCACCATCACTCTTTTTGATCAAGAGCTGACGGCGATGTCTGCCCGACAAAAAGATCAGTTCCGGGCTCAGCATATTGGTGTGGTGTTTCAGCAGTTTAATCTCATTCCTTACCTTTCAGTGGCCGAAAATATCCAGCTTGCGGCTTGGTTTGGCGGTAAGCCGCGTCTGATACAAGATGAGGCTTTCACACAAAGGCTTCTCGGGCTGCTAGATGCTCTGAAATTGAAACCGGAACTGCTGCAACGCTCCAGCGGCGAGCTCAGTGTAGGTCAACAACAGCGAGTTGCTATTGCTCGTGCGCTCATTAACGAACCTGAACTACTAATTGTAGATGAACCCACGTCGTCTTTAGATACGCATGCGCGAAATAGCTTTATGAAGCATCTAATGGCCATCTGCAGCGCTCAAAATAGCGCTTTGCTATTTGTGAGTCACGATTTGTCGCTGCAATCTCATTTTGATGTTGCTGTGGATCTGGCCGAACTTAATCAGCTTGAACGAGCGCCGTCATGA
- a CDS encoding ABC transporter permease: MILKLAYKSLLNRKASVVLTLFSMTVSLCLLISVEHIRSQAKESFHRTVSSVDLIVGARTGQLNLMLYSIFRMGNATNNVSWQSYNDISNQSDVVWSVPLSLGDSHRGYRVLGTNLDYFEFYRYSDKRPLEFEHGKAFSSPFDAVLGAEVAKALNYSVGKRITLSHGIGQVSFSNHDNAPFEVVGVLAPTGTPVDRTVHVSLAGLEAVHMPPSQLMALKNAVESGQHIDVQPTSITAFMLGLKSKMSIFKVQRAINNNPTEPLMAVLPGVALVELWALISSVENILRIISVCVFISAILGLTTMLLSSMRERQKEIAVLRAIGAGPFVLFALIQLEALLLTVTATAVSLAVVWGLFYSASDILASQYGVFVSSNIFSVSQFIQLAVAIGITSIVALLPSVSAYRKALHVGLSPS, from the coding sequence ATGATTCTTAAATTAGCTTACAAGAGTTTGCTCAACCGTAAGGCTTCAGTTGTACTCACTTTATTTTCAATGACCGTGAGCCTGTGTTTACTGATCTCTGTGGAACACATTCGCTCTCAAGCCAAAGAAAGCTTTCATCGGACCGTGTCCAGTGTAGACCTCATCGTTGGTGCCAGAACTGGGCAGCTAAATTTAATGCTCTACTCCATTTTTAGAATGGGGAACGCAACCAACAATGTAAGTTGGCAAAGCTACAACGATATTTCTAACCAGTCAGACGTGGTTTGGTCTGTGCCATTGTCATTGGGCGATTCTCATCGTGGTTATCGTGTTCTGGGTACCAATCTCGACTACTTTGAATTCTATCGGTATAGCGACAAACGCCCATTAGAATTTGAGCATGGCAAAGCTTTTAGTTCGCCTTTTGACGCTGTTTTAGGGGCGGAAGTGGCGAAGGCTCTGAACTATTCGGTGGGCAAGCGGATAACTCTATCGCACGGCATAGGCCAGGTGAGTTTTTCCAATCATGACAACGCGCCTTTTGAGGTTGTGGGCGTGCTAGCGCCAACCGGTACGCCTGTTGATAGAACCGTTCATGTCAGCCTTGCGGGGCTAGAAGCTGTTCATATGCCGCCGAGCCAGCTCATGGCGCTTAAAAATGCGGTTGAATCTGGGCAACATATTGATGTGCAGCCCACTTCAATTACTGCATTTATGCTGGGTTTGAAGTCGAAGATGTCTATTTTTAAGGTGCAAAGAGCCATTAATAACAACCCTACAGAGCCGCTGATGGCGGTATTGCCTGGGGTTGCTTTGGTTGAACTTTGGGCGTTAATTAGTTCGGTCGAGAACATACTCCGGATCATTTCTGTCTGTGTGTTTATTTCCGCCATCTTGGGGCTCACAACCATGTTGCTCTCATCCATGCGTGAACGGCAAAAGGAAATTGCTGTGCTTCGCGCTATCGGCGCAGGGCCCTTCGTACTCTTTGCATTGATCCAGCTAGAAGCGCTTTTGTTAACGGTTACCGCCACGGCGGTCTCATTGGCAGTGGTATGGGGGCTGTTTTATAGCGCAAGTGATATACTGGCATCGCAATACGGTGTTTTCGTATCATCGAACATTTTTTCAGTTAGTCAGTTTATACAACTAGCTGTAGCAATTGGAATCACTTCGATTGTGGCCTTACTTCCATCGGTGAGTGCTTATCGCAAAGCCCTCCATGTAGGATTGAGCCCCTCGTAA
- a CDS encoding Fur family transcriptional regulator, with protein MDVKRRLNSASQKCQSAGVKFTDKRASVLAILLASEHPLSAYELVAQYNRVHDTSMQPMSVYRILDLFVELELVHKLASSNKYVACFHLSCDHNHGEQFFLVCKSCGASHEVGMTDALMEQIKGSAEAASFQLLQSQFELSGLCQNCQAKVES; from the coding sequence ATGGATGTAAAACGTAGGCTCAATAGCGCCTCTCAAAAATGCCAAAGTGCCGGTGTGAAATTTACCGATAAACGCGCTTCTGTGTTGGCTATTCTATTGGCGTCTGAGCACCCTTTGTCAGCCTATGAGCTGGTCGCTCAATACAATCGAGTGCATGATACATCCATGCAGCCTATGTCGGTGTATCGTATTTTGGATTTGTTTGTTGAACTAGAATTGGTGCATAAACTGGCTTCATCAAATAAGTATGTGGCTTGCTTCCATCTCTCTTGTGACCATAACCACGGTGAGCAGTTTTTTCTGGTGTGCAAATCTTGCGGTGCAAGCCACGAAGTAGGCATGACCGATGCCCTCATGGAACAAATTAAAGGCTCTGCTGAAGCCGCCAGTTTTCAGTTACTCCAATCGCAGTTTGAACTTAGTGGTTTGTGTCAGAATTGCCAAGCGAAAGTAGAGAGTTAA